The window GTTGATTCGGGACTCGTCCAGGGGCTGAAGCAGTTCCTGCTCCACCCAGGCTGGCGTATACGTGATGGACGGCATGACCACGTCAAATCCCCGCCCCCGCGCAGCCCGTAGCCGATTGAGCACCTCGTCGTTGGAACCGTAGGTGGACAGGTTAACCCGGATACCAGTTGCCTGTCGAAAAGAATCGATCATTTCCGGATAGACATAGTCGGACCAGCTGTACAGATTCAGCTGTCCGGTGGAGGCCAAAACCTCCCGACTGATAAAGGCTGGTGCGGCAGTGGCCAACGCTCCGGCAGCCACATACTGCATGAATTGGCGGCGAGAGAGAGAAGCAGTGTTGGACTCGGACATGTCGTATCTCCTTGAGCATTGGTTTGATTAGAAAGGAACGTTGTATCTTTCAAAGCATGATGTAGTAGACCATCGTTTCACCCAGGTGCCGAAAAGGTGACATTTTTGCTGTCGTGTTGAAAATCTGTCATGCCTGCCATGTGGCAATCCCTGCCATGCTTGTCCTGCCCCTGGCAGCTCTGAAAATCCATGCATCAGGCAACCAGCCAATAGTCCCGGGAAAAATGACGTTCGCTACCGAACCTGCCGATTTCCTGTATCCCACCGATGGCGGCCGCAAAAACAGGATTGAGCAGAGACGGAGCCAGAACGCCAATGGTCCGTGTTTTCTGCTGCCACAGCATCCTTCCGATGGAGTTTGGCCGGAAGCGCATCCCGGCCATCGCTGTCTTCACGGCATCAAGGGGTTCCGGGGCCACGGTTCCGCTGCCGCTGATCACCCTGGAGACGGTCGCGGCCGACACCCCGGCCTTGCTGGCGACGTCCTTGAGCGTGGGATTGTTCCGGGTCATTTCTTCCAGCTCCTTGCTTTTCTGAAAGAATGACCGCTGGATGTGACGACTGACGGTTCGACAACATTTTTGTGAACGTTTACATGCCGCTCCTGTCTGCGGAGACAAGCCGTCATTGCAGGGCAGGACAATCCCACTGCTCCGGAGCAAGGATACTCCCTCAGCCGAACAGCGGCATTAACGCATTCATGTGACGTGAATGTCACGCCATCGCCACACGTCAGGGACATCTGCCAGGGTACACAGTCCTGAACGCGTATTCAGGGTGGTCCTGGTACGCGAGGCGTGACCTGTATCTTTCAACCAAGAGGTGAATCTCATGCGTCAAACTGTCCTTGCCGCCGGATTGGCAGCTTTTCTTGGCCTTGCGACTCTACTAGCCGGAGCGCCTTGCACCGCTCGCACCCCACAAGCCGGTACATCGGTTATCCAACTGACGGTTCTGGGTCAGTATCAGAGCGACATCTTCGACAAAAGCTCCGCGGAAATCGTCAGCTACGATCCAGACAGTAAACGGGCCTTCGTGATTAACGCGGCCAGTGGAGAGGTGGATGTTCTGGGCCTGGCTGACCCGACCCTCCCAAAACTGTTATTTACCATTGATGTTTCGGATCTTGGCGCGGACGCAAACAGTGTGGCGGTCAAGAACGGGGTCGTGGCCGTGGCCGTGGAGGCTGCAGTGCGCACGGATAACGGGTATGCCGCTTTCTACGACACAGACGGGAAACGGTTAAGCGTGGTTCAGGTCGGCGCCCTGCCCGATGCGCTGACCTTCTCCCCGGA of the Desulfonatronum thioautotrophicum genome contains:
- a CDS encoding LacI family DNA-binding transcriptional regulator translates to MTRNNPTLKDVASKAGVSAATVSRVISGSGTVAPEPLDAVKTAMAGMRFRPNSIGRMLWQQKTRTIGVLAPSLLNPVFAAAIGGIQEIGRFGSERHFSRDYWLVA